The genome window AGCACATTGTAAAATTTCCGACACTATagaaagataaaaagtaaaaagagaaagccTTCTCGCCCCGCCTCCCCCGCCTAGGGGACATCTCCTCggctgcttccctgcctctccgaGCCTGTGGCATGGGGGCCTCGCTCCATCCGATCGCCGTCCGGGGAGGTGGGTTAGGCAAGGACTGAGCGAGCGAAGGCGTGTGTGAAAGCCCTCGAATGCGGGAAAGCACACAAACGTTCGCTGTGCTCCTGATACTCATTGTGGGGCTCCCAGGGGTAAGGCCTCACCTAAGGCCAAAGGCCAGCACAGAACCAGCAGGACTCAGAGGCCGTCCTGCCCAGCTTCTGGCACTTCCTTAATAACGGTGCTCTGGCTTCTGCTTGTCACTTTCAACGACAGAGAGCTCATGACTGAGTGAGGCTGGCCCTCCACTCTCCCTGTTAAAGAATTCTTCATACTGATCCCACGTCTGCTTCTCAGTGACCTCCTGGTTCCAGAGTCATGATTGTGAGTAAATGGAGGAATAGGCTGGACTCCAAGTTCACGTGCTCTCTGGTCCAGTGCCCCTTTCCTTACAGGGCACAGCCTGTCTGCAAGACACAGGCTTCTGTCCCTCAGCCTCACTCAGTTTGGGAGAAGTGGGCAGAGACAGGTCTGTTCTGCCTACTTCCCTGACCACcttggcagggcagggcagactgTCAGCTAGTGAACATTTGAGGATCTTGGGAGAAATGTCCTGCAGGAACATCTTGTACCGCCCTGCCCCATGACCTGCCCCTTCAAGACTCAAtgagggagccctggctggttggctgagtagtaggatgttggcctggcgtgtggatgtcctgggttcgattcccagccagggcacacaggagaagcacccatctgcttctccacccctccccctctccttcctctctatctctctcttcccctcccgcagccaaggctccattggagcaaagttggcctgggtgctgaggatgcctccgtggcctccgcctcaggtgctagaatggctctggttgcaacagagcagcgccccagatgggcagagcattgctccatactgggcttgccgggtggatcctggtcaggcgcatgcgggagtctgtctctctgcctccccacttctcacttcagaaaaaaaaaaccacaaaaaaaaccacaactcaATGAGGGCATCACCTCTCTAAGGAAGCCACCCTAAGCCCCTCACCTACCCTCACCCCAGTGGAGTTGAGTGCCCCTAACCCATGACTCCATAATGTCCTATCTGGATGTGTTATTGCAGAATACACATCATGAGGACATAGTGACCTCtttgtaataatagtaataataatagctaacatttactgagtgcttatgtCAGCCAGTGTTGAGTGCTTTACACATACAAACTCATGTACTCCCACGACAATCCCATAGAGGCAGGTACTGTTACAATTATTATAGACGAAAAAGTCAGGGGCTGAGGACGTATTGCGTCCTTTGTCCCAGATCCCCTGGCTTTGAGAGGAtgaagccaggattcaaacctgcgtcctcaaCACTGCATTCCCTCCACTCCCCTCGGGATGGGGTCTAGATCCTGTTTGTCACTGTGTGCAGCGGGCCTCCCCGTCTACCTCCTGGCCGCCTCACCCGGCTGGGAGAAGCTCATCCAATTACACCCCACCCTGGGAATTCGGATCTCCTCTCCCATCTACAAGCAACTGGAAGGGCTCAAGTTTAGGAAGCACAGGGAACTAGCCAGTGACAGTTACAGCCCACATGTCTATGGAGAGAGCACCAGCCGTTCACAGCCCAGTGGGGGTTAGTTAATCAGGTTTGATGGCAGCCTCTGGGGTGGGCTCTGCAGGGCGTGCAGGACAGATGGGGCCACCCCAAAAGGGCAGGTGTACGGGTTGGAGTGGGAGTGGGCTCAAGGCAGCCTCGCCCTGCCCAGGACGGCTACATCGACTTCATGGAGTACGTGGCGGCTCTCAGCCTGGTCCTCAAGGGGAAGGTGGAACAGAAGCTGCGCTGGTACTTCAAGCTCTACGATGTCGACGGCAACGGATGCATCGACCGCGATGAGCTGCTCACCATCATCCGGGTAACTCCAGGTGCAGAGGGCTGGGCCGGGGGCTGGGACAGCTGCTGGAGGACCGGAgctgagggctgggggtggggtcttCCACGGGCAGAGCTGTCATCTCAGAGGGTCCTGGTGGCAGCTCTGgccctcaccagctgtgtgaccttagtcaCGTTCCTTccccactctgggcctcagtttcctcttgtgTACCAAGAGACTGCATAAGATCTTAAGCCTCAGCTCTGGTGCCGCTGCCCACTGTGCGACTGGCACCTTGGCCTCCACGCCCCAGAGCTGCTGGGGTCCAGGGGAGCCTCACTGTCCGCCCCACCACCACCGAGACTGAGTTAGGATGGGTCCCGTCCCTTCTTCCTTCCAGGCCATCCGAGCTATTAACCCCTGCAGCGACTCAACCATGAGTGCTGAGGAGTTCACGGATACCGTGTTCGCCAGGATCGACGTCAATGGGGATGGTGAGGAGGCTGGGTCGGGAGTCACCAGGGTGTAGGGTCCCAGCCACAGACCCACATTTTAGGAACACCTAAACCAGACTTTGCCCTCTGGTTCGTgtgcctgcccccctcccagcacccccCAGCATTGGCCTTGCCCTCTGGTTCGTgtgcctgcccccctcccagcacccccCAGCATTGGCCTTGCCCTCTGGTTCGTgtgcctgcccccctcccagcacccccCAGCATTGGCCTTGCCCTCTGGTTCGTgtgcctgcccccctcccagcacccccCAGCATTGGCCTTGCCCTCTGGTTCGTgtgcctgcccccctcccagcacccccCAGCATTGGCCTTGCCCTCTGGTTCGTGTGCCTGCCCCCCTCACAGCACCCCCCAGCATTGGCCTTGCCCTCTGGTTCGTgtgcctgcccccctcccagcacccccCAGCATTGGCCTTGCCCTCTGGTTCGTGTGCCTGCCCCCCTCACAGCACCCCCCAGCATTGGCCTTGCCCTCTGACTCGTgtgcctgcccccctcccagcacctccCAGCATTGGCCTTGCCCTCTGGTTCGTGTGCCTGCCCCCCTCACAGCACCTCCCAGCATTGGCCTTGCCCTCTGGTTCGTgtgcctgcccccctcccagcacccccCAGCATTGGCCTTGCCCTCTGGTTCGTGTGCCTGCCCCCCTCACAGCACCCCCCAGCATTGGCCTTGCCCTCTGGTTCGTgtgcctgcccccctcccagcacccccCAGCATTGGCCTTGCCCTCTGGTTCGTGTGCCTGCCCTCCTCCCAGCACCCCCCAGCATTGGCCTTGCCCTCTGACTCGTGTGCCTGCCCCCCTCACAGCACCCCCCAGCATTGGCCTTGCCCTCTGGTTCGTGTGCCTGCCCCCCTCACAGCACCCCCCAGCATTGGCCTTGCCCTCTGGTTCGCGTGCCTGCCCCCCTCACAGCACCCCCCAGCATTGGCCTTGCCCTCTGGTTCGCGTGCCTGCCCCCCTCACAGCACCCCCCAGCATTGGCCTTGCCCTCTGGTTCGCGTGCCTGCCCCCCTCACAGCACCCCCCAGCATTGCCCTTGCCCTCTGGTTCGCGTGCCTGCCCCCCTCACAGCACCCCCCAGCATTGCCCTTGCCCTCTGGTTCGCGTGCCTGCCCCCCTCACAGCACCCCCCAGCATTGCCCTTGCCCTCTGGTTCGCGTGCCTGCCCCCCTCACAGCACCCCCCAGCATtgcccttgcccctccccccttccccttacAAGACTCCTGCTCCTGGTGCAATGCCACCAGGGAGATGCGAACACCTTCCTCCCCATGACACACTCCCTCTCTCAGGGGAACTGTCCCTGGAAGAGTTCATGGAGGGCGTCCAGAAGGACCAGATGCTCCTGGACACGCTGACACGAAGCCTGGACCTCACCAGCATTGTGCGCAGGCTGCAGAATGGCGAGCAAGACCAGGAGGGGGCCGGGGGCGGCGCGGCCGAGGCCGCCGGCTGAGCCCACTGCCCAGACGCCTCTGTgctggggagggggtgtgtggTGTGATGCTGGTGTCGCCCATGTGGTTTTTATACTAGATAGAATCAATGAACTCAAAAGCTCACCTTGCCTCTTTGGGCTGCATGGTGGTAGCACAGGGACAGGGTGGGAGCCCAGAGGTGGGGACGGTGAAGGATGGTGTCTGCACCTCTGTGTGACTCAGCTGGTGGTGGCCGCTTCCTGTTGGGGGCACTCCTCAACAACCCTCTGGCCTCAGGGTCCTCTCCTGCCCTTTCTTATCCCTCCCCCAGCTTTCCACACCAAATGTCTCCAGCCCCACTCTCCTCTGTCCTAGAAGTTCTGGGGCAGAGCTGAGCTTTCCCGGGACTCTGATGGAATCCCCCAGGTCCTGTGGCCACAGCCCCCATCTTGGCGCTGCAAGGAGCCCAGGCCCCCCAATCCCGCAGCCGACTTGTGTGCTTTGCACTGATTCGACCCTCCCAtgtatcatttattgaatacctactatcTACTAATGctatataccagtggtagtcaacctggtccctaccgcccactagtgggcgttccagctttcatggtgggcggtagcggagcaaccaaagtataaataaaaagatagatttaactatagtaagttgttttataaagatttattctgccaaacttagcgaaaatctgacataaagtacttggtaagtaattattattatatgctttaacttgctgtaactctgctttataaattttataaagtaaagtgacttccctactttataaatcaccattactgtggaactggtgggctgttagaaaattttactactaacagagatacaaaagtgggcggtgggtataaaaaggttgactacccctgctacaTACTAACGCTAGGTGTTACATGTGCAAAGAAGAGAACGTGTCTCATCTTCAAGGAACTCCCAGAGACTAAGcatcattataataaaatatgctaaGGGAAGCTATGAGTGGATTCCTGCAGGAGCACAGGGAGCTGTGAGTCTGACTCAGAGACAGCCTCGCAGAGGTGACCCTTGACTTTCAACATGAAAGAGGAGTTGGGAGGGTTGCACGTGGAGAAGGTAGGGTGTGTGGGAGGTTGGAGGTGCATTCtgtatgatgtgtgtgtgtcgtATATGGGGGGCTGTGTGACGTGGGGAGTTTTCTTAGGTGTAAAATTGGGGGTCTCAGGATTTACCTTTTACCGAATTTGAAACAATAAGGAGTCATATCATCCTTAGGGAGCATCTCCAAGAACCCCAGgaacaggaaaaaacaaaacaaaactaaactccTTCAAAAAGTGACAGTGCTACCAAGATGAGGACGGAATGTTTGGATGACCGGCTGTGATGTGTGTGCTCAcgtacacacattcacacacgcTGGGTAGGCAGGCTTGAGCTGGATACTGGCCAAAACGTGCAAGAAGGTGAGGTGGTATTATAGAAAGTTCTCGTTTAGCCAGAGGAAATCCTGTTTATTCAGAAGTGACGGTACAgccccttctacttcctctggtgGCTGCCTGGTGGCATGTGGTGCCTGCTGCATGGCTCCCCGCAGTCTACGACTCACTGCAAGTGACCTGAGCACTCCTgggctcacttctctctcttgctgCAGGGACACCTGACATCAGTTGAGAAGTGGGGCAATCTGTTGGGTCTCACCCCCATTCTCTGTACACCCCAACTTTAGGAGTACTTGTCCAAGAACCTGGGAGAGACAGGCTGAAGCAgctgtgcccatttttttaaagctgttcttTCTTCTGGGTTTTGAGTCTTCACTTCAGCTGGAAGTGGGGGAGTTAATAAAAATCCAGGGTGGGAGGGAGCAAAGGGGGACAGGGGAGTGAAGCCCCTGGTGGCAGATAGTGCCGGGGGGGGTACTTTTTGCTCACACCCATCATGTCTATCACTTGGACCACCCAGACTGGgaagccagccagggcttgagcaCAGACATGGCGGGATGATGAAGGTCAATGCCAGGGGCAGCCTGGAAACACAAGGAGCtgacatttctcttccttccctggtGGTGGCCTCTGGGAAAATCCTGAAGGTCAGCGTTGGGAGGGCATCTGCATAGAATAAGGACATTTCCCCATTGTCATTCTCATACCACCTTCATGATCTGGGGCATAGCTGTGCCCCACCTGGATTATTACTTTTTTCGTTTTTAAATCAACCATTTTTCatctaaaatctatttctaaaggAGCCTTTTATATGAATGTCATAACTATGAAATCACAAGTTCAAACAAGttagtattatttttcatacatcaACATAAAAACATCTATTCAAGGTAGAGCAAGTGTTTTTCCAGGTcccattttactatttttttaaacaccaatttgttgttccacttatctatgcactcactggttgactcctgcatatgccctggttgaacctgcaaccttggtgtattgggaggatgctccaaccaaagaGCTATCCCGCTGGGGCCAGGGCCCACTTAAGCGGCCTCCCAGGGTAGCACTGACCCAGGGCGTTGTGTCCTCAGAGGTGCCTCTGGCTCCAGGGGTGGCGGATTTTCAGCCCCCCTTCAACCACAGCGGTGCCCTTTTAATCTAATTTCCATATTGGGGTTGCACACTGAGTTtgtattaacaaaaataattccACATCCAAAAACATAATCATCTGAAAACTGCTGTTCTAGACCCGTCCTGCTGACAGTGCAGATCAGGTAACTGAGGTCAGGAAGGAAGTGGCTGCCTTGGGTCACTTAGCAGTTGGAGGAAAGCCCTGCTTAGAACCCGGGTCATCAGGCCCCCAATTCtccccagagacagagggaaggctCCTCTTCCATTCATCAAGGAGACACATTCAGCTTGCGCTTGGGACTCGTGGAAGGGCCATGCTGGGGAGGGCACTGGGAGGCAAGAGTTGGGGAAGAGGAATGGCGGGCAGAGGGTTGGGGGCGGCAGTGGGGACTGCGGAAGCGGCCcctttgagaaccgctgacccCTCCACGGGCAGGAGGCTGTTAAGCTTAATccagagggacctgaaacattggaAACACGAACAAAGTCCTTCGATTACACAcgaaagctttattgtctagcttggccaagcagcggcaactctGACAGTGGTTTGAGGGAGAGcgtgccagccctttgttctacttagtttttatagttttgtaagtgggaagtacagaagcaaaaattataattaggagccccttaccactattggttatagtcatatgtcctttaacatgataggaccacgttcaatttgcaagccatacattattttggagaaaacaaaatttacaagtcattgctataagaaaaagtttattttggcttttctctccctgtacctggctagccattcacccctttccccacaggggtggtggaatgtctgggaatccatgtttccctcccctttgcatttacaatacaatcactcacaatttctctgcacaccttaacccaaattaataaaatgttcttcaagcctcttaaaatattaatattaactctgtagcttttggtactttacaacacctgcgggtgaggtggcgcagtggccaCAGCCTGACTTGCTGCAGTTTTCCTGGGGACAACTTGGGGAGGAGGAGGCGAGCATTCTCCCATGAACAGGCCTCAGGATCCAGGGGGGATGTCATCataccctcctcccccaccagCTGCGACCTTTTCTTCAGACCCAACACCTCCCAGCCCCCGCCTTCTACCAGCCTGCTGCCCACAGTATAGCGTGCTCCTTGTTAATTTGGCCTCTGGGACCCCACCCCTCAGTCTGTCCCCGCTTCCAGCTAAGGACCATGTAGGAATCTGTGGGAGCCCCACAATCACCCAGCCAAGGCCTAggtccgccccccccccagcagctgAAGGGGAAGCCATTTCCTTCACCACCCCAGTAACTCCTCCCACTGGACTGTGCCCTGTTGGCAGCTTCAGACCAAGACCCCCTACACTGCCCCTCAGCCCCTTCCCCTCCGCAGGGCTGCAACGCTGAGTGGGCATTTGCGGGCTGAGCCAGGGGCCCTGCCACTGCTCCGGCATCCTGGTGAGCCCGGAGTCCTGGAGAGGGGCTTGCGGACCCTGCAGGGCGCCCGAGGCCGCAGACACTCAGAACATAGCACTGCTCCGCCTCTGCTGAGCGATCCAGCCACTGGGGTTCACATCTATCTGCAGCATCTTCATCACCCACTGGTCACGCCGGGCACCTTCGATGAACTCATCCAGAGACAGCTGGCCTGagcagggggtgggagagagggtcACACAGAAGAATGGAAGGAAGGGGGCGGGGCTTAGGGAGAGACCCAACTCGGCTCCTCCTCGTGGGGCACAGCGATTCTCTAGGAATCTCCTGGAACCTCCCAGGGTTTCTTTAAAGGACTTTTCTTTGCAAATGAATTGAAGTTTTACTTTTGCCCATGGCACCCTGGAAATGTTCTCGAGGGTTCTTCTGGGTGTGTTCCCCACCGGCTGCCTCCCTGCACAGCCTTGGGGCCTCAGTTATCCCAGGTTAGTCCTCTCAgccattattatccccatttccagGCGCGGAAACTGAGGCCAGGCCGAGAGGCTAATAATGTATCATCCCGTCTGCCTGACCCTTGCCCGCTTGCCCGGCCCCCGTGGCATCTCCAGTAGGAGTTTTAATCACTCTTACAAACTTCACATGCCAGTGACACCCTTTGTTGTTTCGTGGGGTCCTGTCTACACCCAGCTCACAGATGAGGACACCAGCTGTTGAGAGGTGGAGGGCTATGCCCAGGGTCACACGGCCGGGCAGTGGGGGTGCTGCGGGGTGCGGGGGCCGCCACCTCTGCCCCTGTTACCATCTCCGTTCTCATCCACCAGAAGGAAGATCCTGTCCACGACCTCCTCCGGCGTGAGCAGCTGGCCTTGCTGCCCGCCCTCCGTCTCCACCCTGCACGCTTTCTTCAGTTTGTAAATCGCCTGCGGAGAAAACCCGGTGGCCTCGAGGGGACCCTGCAAACCCCGCCCCGCCACCAGCCCCGCCCACAAGCCCGCCCCTCAGCGCGGGTCTCACAGCACTGCCCGCAGGCTGCGCAGCAGAGGACCACAGAACCCAGGTCCAAGTCAAAACTGATGTTTCAGGGTCCCACTGGTCAACTTGCCACTGACCTCACCTGCCGCCCCATCCCGATGCCACCGGCATTTCCGCCGTGAGCCTTACAGCTGAAACCCAAAACCTCCAAAGACTGATGTGTGTGGCCCTGTGATGGTCTCAAGGCTACTTGACAGGAAAATGGAGAttcagagagaaaagaatttCGTTTGTTTGtggatgtgtgtgtctgtgtgtaagaAACAGGACTTCAGGGGAAAGAACAGATTTCTCCTTTGCTGTTTCTCCACCCAGGGAACCAACATTTGTACAATGAaatggagaagagacagacaagagGATTGTCCTTAGTCCTCAGACTGGGCGCCCTCTGAGGACAGAGGCTGTCCGGCTGATCCCAGGGCCTCTGTGCccagcacagcacctggcacaaaaCAGCCCCCCTGACGGTGTCCGGGAATCTCAGAGGTTACAGCCAGCTCCAGCGCCTCCCCGTAGATGAACTTGGGCAAACAGAGAACCTCTGTGAGGCAAtgcccttatctgtaaaatgggctaacCGGGTTCCCCGGCAGCTCTGGGGACTACCAGGCTCACAGGGTCCCCATGTCAGGGTCTGCACTCAGTGGGCACTTCCTTTCTCTTGGTGGTCATCCTCTCCCCGTGGGAGTTTTATCGGCTTCGTTAGTCTTTTTgagaaccaacttttattttggttttgttgacttttcttttgtgcatttttttccattccattaatttctgctcttaacagtattatttcctttctcttactTTCTTTAGGTTTAATGTACTCTTCTAATTTCTTGAGATGACATCTTAGATCAGTGATTTCCAGCCTCATTTTTTAATAGATACACTTTAAGGCTTCCCATGTTTCTGCAGGTCCGGCTTTAGCTGCATTCTACAAGTTCTGTTACGTTATTTTGCATTATTTCAATTCACAATattgtgtgtgtaggggggtgtGAGTGTGACTTTATGTTTCTGATTCACAGAgtatttagaagtatattgtcaAACACATGGGGATTTTTTAGTTATCTTTTTGTAATTGATTCCTAGTTTAATTCCACTGTGGTCAGAAGGCACACTTGAATAGTTTCAATGCCTCTTCCCAAACGCCAGCCCCAGGGGTGCCCGCATCAGGGGCCTGCCCTCAGAGCCCAGAAGAGCCCCTGGGCCTCAGTGCCTGGCCCCACAGGTCGACACTGACCTCTACAATGTCGAGCAGCTCCAGCCGCTCGATGTAGCCATTGCGGTCTTTGTCATAGATCTTGAAGGTCCACTTCAGCTTGTGCTCCAGGGTGCCTCTCAACACCAGGTTCAGGGCTGCCACGTACTCCAGGAAGTCAATGGTGTTGTCCTGCGTTGAAAGTGGGAACCGTGAGGCCCCTCCTGGTCCACTGCCCGACCCCCAGAGCACAGATGTATGCCCTATTCTGGGCCATCCATCCCCACAAACTCAGGCTTCGCCTCCTCTTCCTCGCGATCCACGTGGCCTCTGCACCTTCGCTCATGCTGTTCTCCATGCCAGCAACCTTCCTCAGTCTCCGTGATCAACCAATTCTACCCATTCTTCACGGCTCAGCTCAAGggtcccctcctccaggaagccttccttctcAGACCACTTCAGCCACAGTGATCTCTCCATCTCCTAACATTCCCAGCACCTACTACTTATTCTGCAGTTTGGGACTTACTCTGGCATTGTCACCTAACTGTTTGGAACACACGTCTCACCCCACAGCTGCAGTGTATTTGTGTGCcctggagaaaagagaggggctgcagtgcttctgtttcttttccatGCCCAGTTCAGTGCGACTTCCACGCAGTCTGGGGgctcataaatatttatggatcaatgaataaataattgactTAATCTGAATTTGAGACCAAGGTAGTTTGGAAAGGAGATTAGAAAACTGTGCTCccattgaaattttcttttgcaatttCATTCATTCTGAGCCCAGGGAAGGTGGGTAGGCTGTGCAGCCTCTCAGGTGGACATT of Saccopteryx bilineata isolate mSacBil1 chromosome 1, mSacBil1_pri_phased_curated, whole genome shotgun sequence contains these proteins:
- the GUCA1A gene encoding guanylyl cyclase-activating protein 1; the protein is MGNVMEGKSAEELSSTECHQWYKRFMTECPSGQLTLYEFRQIFGLKNLSPSTSQYVEQMFETFDFNKDGYIDFMEYVAALSLVLKGKVEQKLRWYFKLYDVDGNGCIDRDELLTIIRAIRAINPCSDSTMSAEEFTDTVFARIDVNGDGELSLEEFMEGVQKDQMLLDTLTRSLDLTSIVRRLQNGEQDQEGAGGGAAEAAG
- the GUCA1B gene encoding guanylyl cyclase-activating protein 2 produces the protein MGQQLSWEEAEAPGEMDVAELQDWYKKFVAECPSGTLFLHEFKRFFKVTGNEEATQYVEGMFRAFDKNGDNTIDFLEYVAALNLVLRGTLEHKLKWTFKIYDKDRNGYIERLELLDIVEAIYKLKKACRVETEGGQQGQLLTPEEVVDRIFLLVDENGDGQLSLDEFIEGARRDQWVMKMLQIDVNPSGWIAQQRRSSAMF